Proteins from a genomic interval of Lactococcus protaetiae:
- the tsaB gene encoding tRNA (adenosine(37)-N6)-threonylcarbamoyltransferase complex dimerization subunit type 1 TsaB, which produces MKILALDSSSIALSVALVEDGKLLGEVNLNLKKNHSTTLMTSIDFLMEQANLEAKDIDRIAVANGPGSYTGLRLAATVGKTLAYSLNKEIVGVSSLLSIALRVKGAEYLVVPVMDARRGNAYTAVYQDGKSVITDQHCVFSEFLSRLSSDCPVSTDRIVFTGETEQFLEDIERAGFDRGQVVTDSLQKLPSAYEIGKIAEHLTPENVHSFVPNYLKKVEAEEKWLETHEEAENAADNYVQRV; this is translated from the coding sequence ATGAAAATATTAGCATTAGATAGCTCTTCAATTGCATTGTCCGTGGCTCTCGTTGAGGATGGAAAGTTACTTGGGGAAGTTAATTTAAATTTAAAAAAGAATCATAGTACAACACTTATGACGTCGATTGATTTTTTGATGGAACAGGCGAATCTTGAGGCAAAGGATATTGACAGAATCGCTGTGGCAAATGGCCCAGGTTCGTATACGGGACTGCGCTTAGCTGCAACTGTTGGGAAAACATTGGCTTATTCACTGAATAAAGAAATTGTTGGTGTGTCAAGTTTGTTGTCAATAGCCCTTAGGGTCAAAGGAGCAGAATATTTGGTTGTTCCTGTAATGGATGCAAGACGTGGCAATGCTTATACAGCGGTTTATCAGGATGGGAAATCTGTCATTACTGACCAACACTGTGTTTTTAGTGAATTTCTAAGTCGACTATCATCTGATTGTCCTGTCAGTACTGACAGAATTGTTTTTACGGGTGAAACAGAGCAGTTCCTTGAAGATATTGAGCGAGCTGGTTTTGACAGAGGTCAAGTGGTTACTGACAGCTTACAAAAATTGCCGTCAGCATATGAAATTGGGAAGATTGCGGAGCATCTCACTCCTGAAAATGTGCACAGTTTTGTGCCAAACTACCTTAAAAAAGTAGAAGCTGAAGAGAAATGGTTGGAAACTCATGAAGAAGCTGAAAACGCTGCTGACAACTACGTTCAAAGGGTTTAA